In the Desulfuromonas sp. DDH964 genome, GAGGACAACGCCGAGTTCGGTTTCGGCATGCGTCTCGCTATCGACAAGACCAGCGCCTATGCCCGGGAACTCCTCGAGCGCAACAAGGAGTGTGGCTGCAAGGCCTGTGAGGGGACCCTGGAGCTCAAGCAGGCGCTCCTCGATGCCGACCAGTCGACCCAGGAAGGGATCGAAGTCCAGCGTGGCCGCGTCGCGCAGCTGAAAAAGATTCTTGCTGCCTGCACCCACGAGACCGCCAAGCCGCTCCTGGTCAACATCGACTACCTGGTGGTCAAGTCGGTCTGGATCCATGGTGGTGACGGCTGGGCCTACGACATCGGCTACGGCGGCCTTGACCATGTTCTTGCCTCCGGCGCCAATGTCAACGTGCTGGTGCTCGACACCGAGGTCTACTCCAACACCGGCGGTCAGGCCTCCAAGTCGACGCCGCTCGGCGCCGTCGCCCAGTTTGCCGCCGGCGGCAAGGCGATGCCGAAGAAGGACCTGTCGATGATTGCCATGACCTACGGCAACATCTACGTGGCCCGGGTCTCCCTGGCCAATCCGGCCCAGGTGGTCAAGGCGATGACCGAAGCCGACGCCTATCCCGGTCCTTCGCTGATTATCGCCTACAGCCACTGCATCGCCCACGGCATCGACATGACCAAGGCGGTGGACAACTGCAAGGAAGCGGTCGCCTGCGGTCACTGGCCGCTCTTCCGCTACGACCCCCGCCTGGCGGCGGAAGGGAAGAATCCCCTGCAGATGGACAGCAAGGATCCGAGCATCAGCTTTGCAGATTTCGCCAAGAACCAGAACCGCTTCCGGGTCCTGAAAAAAGCCAACCCGGAGCAGGCGGATGCGCTGATGGCGGCTTCGGCCAAGGACGTGGCAACCCGCTACGACCTCTACAAGAAGCTGGCCGAGCTGCAGGCCGACTGCGGCAAGAAGTAAGCTCTTGCGGTGACAGCTGGAGAGCTCCCGGCGGTGACGTCGGGAGCTCTACTTTTTGGTGCGCTCGGCATGCCCGGCAACCGGGCCAAATGCCTTGATAATTGGCAGGAACGATGCTATAACGGCACGGGTGTGCAATTCCTTCCAAGGAGCGACGGTATGTTCGGTCCCCAGTCCTCATCCTTCGTCATGTATGACGAAGAGTTCAAGCGCATCAACGTTGTCATCGAGAAGTTGCTGCGCGAGGCTAACGCCAAGGTCATCTTCCTGGTCGACAAGAACGGCCAGCTGATCGCGGCGACCGGCGAAACCGAGCATCTCGACACGACCAGCCTCGCTTCGCTGACCGCGGGGAATATTGCCGCTACCGGTGGTCTCGCCAAGTTGCTCGGCGAAAAAGAATTTTCCATCCTCTTCCATGAAGGGGAGAAGGACAACCTGCATATCTCCATCGTTGCCAGCCGGGTGATCCTGGTCGTCATCTTCGACCAGCGTTCCTCCCTCGGGCTGGTGCGGCTGCGGGTCAAGAAAGCGAGCGACGAACTCGCCACGATCTTTGAGGATCTGGCGAAAAAGACCGCCGAGGAGGCCAAAGGCGGACATGCCCAGAGCCCCTTCGCTGAAATCACCGACGACGATATCGATAATCTTTTCAAGTGATGGGGTAGGCGTTCATGTCTTTTATCAACTACGCCTCGCGCGAGATCAACTGCAAGATCGTCTATTACGGGCCGGGCCTCTGCGGCAAGACCACCAACCTGCAGTTCGTCTACCAGAAGACCTCTCCGGAAGCCAAGGGGAAGATGATCTCCCTCGCCACCGAAACCGAGCGGACCCTCTTCTTCGACTTCCTTCCCCTTGCCCTTGGCGAGATTCGCGGTTTCAAGACCCGCTTTCACCTCTACACCGTTCCCGGCCAGGTCTTCTACGACGCCTCGCGCAAGCTGATCCTCAAGGGGGTGGACGGGGTCGTTTTCGTCGCCGATTCCCAGGAGGAGCGGCTTGACGCCAACATCGAGAGCCTCGAAAACCTCAAGGTCAACCTGGAGGAGCAGGGCTACCAGCTCGAGAAGCTCCCCTTCGTCATGCAGTACAACAAGCGCGACCTCCCCAACGTCACCCCGGTTGAAGAGCTGCGCGCCCTGCTCAACCCGGACGGCGTTCCCGAATTCGAAGCCTGTGCCACCACCGGCGAGGGGGTCTTCGAAACCCTTAAGGCCGTGGCCAAGCTGATCCTCGTCGATCTGAAGAAGGGTGGCAGCTGAAAAGTTCTTGACAGCCCCCGGGCAATCCCTTATATTCCGTCCCTGTCATATCATTCCCCGGTAGCTCAGTCGGTAGAGCAGGTGGCTGTTAACCACCCTGTCGCTGGTTCGAATCCGGCCCGGGGAGCCAGTTATCCCCAAAAGTGGGCACTCCTTCGCGGACGCCCACTTTTGCTTTATGAACCATCCCTGTCAGTGCCGCAGAGCTCCCCCTGATCCGCAATTCCTGCCCCTCTCCTGATTCCCTCTATCCGCCGCCTCACGGCAACCAGCAGAATCAAGAATGTCCTGCCGCTGTGCCTGATGTCGGTGGGCGCCGGCTCCTTTCGACCTAACGGCTTCAGCACCGCGTCGATACCCGTTGCGTTGCAGCTCTGGCCGTCGTTCAGGGCCATCCGGCTTTTGATCAGTCCGATATTGGCATCGCGTTTTGCCAAATGTTTTTCCGGCTATTCCCATACGGGCCAAATTCAGTTATCCTCGGCCCGAGCATTTTTACTTCGTGTTTATTCGTTCCCCGGTAAATTTGCACAGGAAAAATTACCGACTTTTCACGGCAGTCACGGGCTGCGACAAGGCAAAGCCGTGGGAACACCGGGCTGGCTGCCGGCCGTTCCTGGCTGATTCGGGAGCGCCACTAGCTGTTTGACGGATAAGCTTGGCCCTGGTGGGGTGGACCCACATCGGCTCCTGTCTGGTCGCTCGGCGGGTTTCAGCCGGAATTGCCCTGCAGCCGGGACCATCCGGAGACAAAATGAGAACCGAGGAATCGGATCCGCAGCGCCCCGATCAACCAAAAGGCCGCTACTTGCTGACCCTCGCCCTGACGGCCACCGGTGTCGTCTACGGTGACATCGGCACGAGCCCCCTTTACGCGATCCGGGAGTGCTTCGGGGAGCACAACCTGCTGCAGGTGACCCCCGCCAATATCCTGGGCGTCCTCTCCCTGATTTTCTGGTCGCTGGTCCTGGTGATCTCCCTCAAATACCTGGTCTTCATCCTCCGGGCCGACAACCACGGGGAAGGCGGCATCCTGGCCCTGACTGCCCTGGTGGCGCCGCTGCAGGCGCAGGCCAAAGGGGGGCGTTTGCTCCTGATCCTGCTCGGGCTGTTCGGGGCGGCTCTCCTCTACGGGGACGGGATGATTACCCCGGCCATCTCGGTGCTGAGCGCAGTCGAGGGGCTGGGAGTCGCCACCCCGCTCTTCGATCCCTACATCATCCCGCTGACGGTCGCCATCCTGGTCGGGCTCTTCTGGTTCCAGCACAAGGGGACGGCCGGCGTCGGGGCCATTTTCGGGCCGATCACCCTGGTCTGGTTCGTCGTCCTCTCCGCTCTCGGCATCCACCAGATTTTGCGGCAGCCGGGGGTGATCAAAGCCGTCAACCCCTGGTACGGGCTCGAATTTTTCCTGCAGAACGGCGGGCTCGGCTTCCTGGTCCTGGGGTCGGTCTTCCTGGTGGTGACCGGCGGCGAGGCGCTCTATGCCGACATGGGCCACTTCGGCACCCGCCCCATTCGGCTGGCCTGGTTCGCGGTGGCCCTGCCGGCGCTGCTCCTCAACTATTTCGGCCAGGGCGCCCTGCTGATCCGGCAGCCGGAACTGGTGATCAACCCTTTCTACCACATGGCTCCCGACTGGGCGCTCTATCCCCTGGTCGTCATGGCAACCCTGGCGACCGTGATCGCCTCGCAGGCGGTGATCTCGGGCGCTTTCTCCCTCACGCGGCAGGCGATTCAGCTGGGCTACAGCCCGCGCCTCGATATCGAGCACACCTCGGCCCGGGAGATGGGCCAGATCTACCTGCCGACGGTAAACTGGGCCCTGATGGCCGCCTGTATCTGCCTGGTCCTCGGCTTCCGCTCTTCCAGTCACCTCGCCGCAGCCTACGGGGTCGCCGTTACCACCACCATGGTGATCACCACGCTGCTGTTCTACTTCGTCGCCGTGCATCGCTGGCACTGGCCGGTGCTCCTGGCCGCCGTTCTCAGCGCCGGGTTTCTGGTCTTCGACCTCGCCTTCTTCGGCGCCAACATGCTCAAGATCGCCCATGGTGGCTGGTTCCCGATCCTGGTGGCGGCACTCGTCTTTACCGCCATGACCACCTGGAAAAGAGGGCGGCGGCTGCTGATGCAGCGGCTTCGTGGCACCACCACGACGCTGGAATCTTTCCTGGCAAACCTGGATGCCGCCGCGCCGACCAGGGTTCCGGGTACGGCGGTTTTCATGAACGGTGACCCGGAAAGAACGCCTTCGGCGCTGCTCCACAATCTCAAGCACAACCGAGTGCTGCACGAACGGGTGCTCATCCTCAGTGCCATCACCGAAGAAATTCCCCACGTTCCGCGCCGGGAGCGGACTTCGACGGAACGGCTCGGCGCGGGGATTTACCGGATCATTCTCCATTACGGATTCATGGAAAACCCGGATGTTCCCCGGGCACTCTCGCGTATTGCCCTCGACGGCTGGGAGTTCGATCCAGCACAGGCCACCTATTTCCTCGGCCGTGAGACCCTCATCTCCACCAGCCGGCCCGGCATGGCGCGCTGGCGGGAGCATCTCTTCATTTTCATGTCGCGTAATGCGCGCAACTCCACCTTCTTTTTCGGGTTGCCGCCGAACCAGGTGGTGGAACTGGGGGCCCAGCTCGAAATCTAAGGGCTCGTCCCGCTGCTCAATCGCAGCGGGGACAGCTGGGGGAAGGCGAAGGGAGAGCAAATGAAGCTGCGAACCAAAATCCTTGGCGGTTATGCGATCCTGCTGATCCTCATGATCGTGGTCTGGAGCTGGGCGGTGGCGAGCCTCTTCCTGCTCGGCCGGGCGGGTGAGGCAATTCTGCAGGAGAACTTCGCCAGCATCCTCGCCGCCGAGAACATGATCGACTTCATCGAACGGCAGGACAGCGCCGTCCTGTTGCTGCTGCTCGGTTACGAGGAAGAGGGGCGCGCCCAGTTCCGGGGTAACGAGGTCGAATTCGCGGGCTGGCTGGGCCGGGCCCGGGGGAACATCACCATCGCCGGAGAGGAGAAGGTCATCGCGGCGATCGCTGCCGGTTATCGCGATTATCTCGCCAGCTATGCGCGGATTTCGCAGTTCCTTCCCGCCGGCCGGCAGCAGGCGGGAGGGTATTACCATGAAACGATGCTCCTGCAGTTTCAGCAGGTGCGGGATGCCTGCCTGGCCCTGCGCGAGATGAACCAGCAGGCGATGGTCGAGGCTTCCGCCCGCGCGCACCAAACCTCGCGGCGGACCATCGTCTACATGACCGGGATCGGCGTGGTGACGGGCGGGCTCGGCCTCTTTTTCAGCATTCTTCTCTCCGGCATCCTGATGCGCCCGCTTTCGGCCATGTCACAAGCCACCGAACGGATTGCCGAGGGGGACTACGAGGTCAAACTGGAGGTTGCGTCGCGGGACGAACTCGGCCAGCTGGCCCGCCGTATCATGACCATGAGCCACAAGCTCAAGGCCTTTCACGAACTCAATGTCGGCCGCCTGGTCCAGGAAAAGCGCAAGGGGGAGGCGATCCTGCGCAGTATCGGCGATGGCCTGATCGTGGTCGACGAGGAGTTGCGGGTCACGGCCATCAACCCGGAGGCGTGCAAAATCGCCGGTCGATCGCACGCCGAGGCGACCGGCCGGCACTTTTTCGACCTGATCCGCGACCAGGCACTGTTCGAAAGAGTCGAGCAGACCGCCGCCAGCGGCACCACCCCCGAGTCCGGAGAGGATCAAGGCCTGCTGCGGATGGAGAAGGAGGGGGCGGAGCTTTTTTTCCGCACCACTGTAACCCCGGTCAAGTCGGAAGGGGGAGAGACCGTGCAGGGGGTGGTGGTCCTGCTGCAGGACGTCACCCGCCTCAAGGAACTGGAACGGCTCAAAAGCGAATTCGTGCTCGCTGCCTCCCACGAGCTGAAAACCCCGCTGACCGGCCTCGCCATGAGCATCGCTCTGCTGGAAGAAGAGTCGACGGGAAAAACCCCGCGCGAGCGGGAGTTGTTGCTTGCTGCCCGCGAGGAGACCGAACGCCTGCGGGCGTTGGTCGCCGATCTGCTCGATCTCTCCCGGATCGAATCGGGACGCATCGAGATGGAAATCGTGCCGGTGGCGGCCACGGTTCTGATCGAAAAGGCCTTTGTGGCCTTCCAGTCCCAGACCCAGGCGGCCGGCATCGAGCTAACACAGTCCGTCCCGGACGATCTGCCACCTGCCCTGGCCGACCCGAACAAGATCACCTGGGTGTTGAGCAACCTGCTTTCCAACGCCCTGCGCTATACTCCGCGGGGCGGCCATATCCGGATGCGCGCCGAGCAGGGAGGGGGGTGGCTCTATCTCAGCGTCTGCGACGACGGCGCCGGCATCCCGGTTGAGTACCAGTCGCGGGTTTTCGAGAAATTTATCCAGGTCAAAGGCGACCACCAGGGGGGCAGCGGCCTCGGCCTGGCGATCTGCCGGGAGATCGTCCGCGCCCACGGCGGCAATATCTGGGTCGAATCCTTCCCCGGTAAAGGGAGTACCTTTACCTTCACTCTCAAAGCGGCGCCCGGCGCCGGATTAAAACCGAACAGGGAGGCTCTAGATGCCTGAATTGAAGATTCTGATCGTCGATGATGAAAAGAACATACTGATGACGGTACGTCATGCCCTGGAGCCGAAGGGGTATGAAGTGGTCGCGGCGACTACCGGCGAAGAAGCGCTGCGGCAGTTGGAGCAGCAGTCCTTCGATCTGCTGCTCCTCGATCTCAGGCTCCCCGGCATCGGCGGCATGAGCGTGCTGCAAACGGTCAGTGAACAACACCCCCAGGTGCCGGTGGTGATCGTCTCCGCCTATGGCACGGTGGGTAACGCGGTGGAAGCGATGAAGCTCGGCGCTATCGATTTTCTGGAAAAACCCTTCTCTCCCGAAGAGTTGCGGGAAACAGTGCGGCGCATCCTCGCCCGCCGGGAGCTGCCCGAAGCGGCGGCGGATTATGACAGCTGCATCGCCCTGGCCAAGAAATGCGTCAGCGAGCGCCGGTTCGACGCCGCCATCGAACACGCCCGCCGCGCTATCGGCGCAGATCCGTCCCGACCCGAGGCCTTCAACCTGCTCGGCGCCTTCAGCGAGGTACAGCGCGTCCCCCTGGAGGCGCAGAAATATTACCGGGCGGCACTGGAACTCGATCCTGCCTTTGCGCCGGCCCGCCATAACCTGACCCGCCTGGTCGAAGGGAAGCCGGGCCGGGTGGAACTGGGACAGGAGTAAGCCATGACCGCGAAACACCCAGGGAAAACCTGGCTTCAGTACGTGGTGGTGGTCGGTTGCGGCCGGCTCGGCTCGCTCCTGGCGGGCCAGCTGAGCCAGGTGGGGAGCAGCGTGGTCGTCATCGATCGGGAGGAGGCCGCCTTCGCCCTGCTGGCTCCGGAGTTCAGCGGCTTCCGCATCACCGGCGATGCGGTAGAGATGGAGGTCCTGCAGGCCGCCAAGGTGCACAAGGCCGGTTGCCTGCTGGCGGTGACCGAGGACGACAACGTCAATCTGATGGTTGCCCAGGTCGCCCATGAGGTCTTCAAGGTGCCCCGGGTGATGGCACGGGTCTTCGATCCGCGCCGGGAGACCATCTACCGGGAGTTCGGCATCGAGACGGTCAGCCCGACCAAGCTTTCGGCGGAAGCCCTGCTGGCCGCCCTTGGGGAGTGCCGGGAGGGGGAATCATGAGGGTCATTCTGGTCGGTGAAGGGAAGATTCTCTACTTTCTTGCCCGGCAGTTTGCCAGCAAGGGGCATACGACCACCATCGTCACCGCGGATCACGGCCAGGCCGGCACGCTGTCCCGACGGGTCCGGGCGACCGTGCTCCATGGGGACGGCAGCGACCCCGGCGTCCTGGAAGAGGCCGGGGCCCGCCGCGCCGATGTGGTGCTGGCCTTGACGCCGAGGGATCAGGACAATCTTGCCGTCTGCCAGATCGCCTGCCGCATGTTTCGGGTGCCGCGGACCGTCGGCCTGGTCAACGATCCGGAAAACGAGGAGGTCTTTCGCCAGCTCGGCGTTTCGGTGGCCTTTTCCGCTACCCAGATCATCGCGCGGATTATCGAGGAACGCGCCGGCTTCGAGGAGATTGCCAGCCTGATTCCGGTCGCCGAGGGGAAGGTCACTGTGTCGGAGGTAGCGTTGCGGGCCGAGTCCCCGGTGGTGGAGCGGGAACTGCAGCGCATCGCGTTTCCCGAGGGTGCACTGATCGGTGGCATCATCCGCGCGGGTGAAGTGATCGTACCGCGCGGAAGCACCCGCCTGCAGGGGGGGGATCGCCTGATTGTCATCAGTCAGCCCGACTGCTACGATCAGGTCCTGCGCCTGCTGACCGGGGAAGAGAGCTGATGAGCGATCCTCGTTATGCCCGCTTTCTGCGTGGGCGCTATCGGATTCTGCTCGGCTATGTCGGGCTGATCGATGTCCTGGTGGGGGGGTTGATCCTCTCACCCTGCCTGCTGCTGGGGGCTTTCCCCGGGGAACTGGCCGTGGCCTGGGGGTTGGCTGCGCCCGGGCTGATGCTGATTGCCATCGGCGGGGCGCTGTGGCGGGTCTGCCTGCCACGGGGTGGTGAAAGCCTCACGCTGCAGGAAGGGGCTGTGGTCGTACTCCTCGCCTGGATTTCTGCGGTTGTTATCGGCGCGCTCCCCTTTATGGCGGTCGGCGGCCTGAATTTCACCCAGGCGGTTTTCGAGTCGACCAGCGGCTGGACCACCACCGGGCTTTCCGTGGTCGATGTGACCGCCGCGCCGCGCCTGCTGCTCCTCTACCGCAGCGTCATGCAGCTCGCCGGCGGGGCGGGACTTGCGGTGATCATGCTGAGTGCCCTGGCCGGTCCTGCCGGGACCGGATTGAGCGCGGCCGAGGGGCGCGCCGATCAGTTGGTGCCAAATGTGCGCCGCTCGGCCAAGCTGGTGGTGACCATCTACAGCGGCTATGTCCTCTGTGGATGGCTGGCCCTGATGCTCTCCGGAATGGGCTGGTTCGATGCGATCAACCATGCCTTTGCCGCCATCTCCACCGGAGGCTTCTCCACCCGCCCCGAATCGATCGGCTACTGGGACAGTCCCCTGGTCGAGGGGACCACCGTGGTGCTGATGCTGCTCGGCACCATGAACTTCGTCACCAGTTATGCCCTGCTGCACGGCAAGTTCCGCGCGGTGGGGCGAAACGGTGAGATCCGGCTACAGGCCCTGCTCCTCCCGACGCTGGCGCTGGTGGTTCTTTTCGGGGTGACCTCCGGGCTTTACCCGACCCTCGGCAAACAACTGCGGGTCGCCATCTTTGAGGTCGTTACCGCCCTCTCCACCACCGGTTTCTCCACCGTCGGCTACGGCGACTGGAACGGTCTCGGCTGGCTGGTGCTCATTGTGCTGATGCTCATCGGCGGCGGCACCGGCTCCACTGCCGGCGGCCTCAAGCAGTACCGGGTCTACGCCCTGTACCGGGCCCTGCTCTGGGAAGGAAAACGGATGCTGCTGCCGCGGGGAGCGGTGACCATGCCGGATGTCTGGGTGGGGGACACCCCCCGCTTTCTCGGCGATGGGGAGTTGCGGCAACTGGCGACTTTCGCCTTTCTCTACCTGGCGACCCTGGCGGGCGGAACCGGGGTCCTTACCGCCTATGGCTATTCATTGAAGGAAAGCCTCTTCGAGTTCGCCAGCGCCCTGGGGACGGTGGGACTGTCGGTCGGGGTGACCTCTGCCACCGCCCCCGCAGGCCTGCTTTGGACCGAAACCCTGGGCATGATTCTCGGTCGTCTGGAGTTTTTTGTGATATTTATCGGGCTGAGCCGGCTTGTTGCCAACGTTGCGGCCATGATGGGATCGGCACACAAGGGAGAATAAAGATGGCTGTATATCGGTTTGTCCTATATTGTCTTTTTGGACTGCTTCTGAACGGTTGCCAATCAGATCAGAACAGCGGACCCTGGCTACCAGTGCTGGAGCCGACCAGCTACAGCTCCCTTGAAAGTTCTGTCTCCAAAGCGCTCAAGGTGATCCATCAGGTCGAAGAAGATCTTGAGAATAGTAAGCAAGAAGATGCATCGAAAAAGCTTCTGGAGGCTCAAAGTGCATTATTTGAATCAAAAGTTGGGTTCAATTCCCCGCAGCTTGCTGCGCGATTTTTACTAAGGGTGTAGGCTGTTGATACCCCGTAGCTTGCTGCGGGGTAGTTCATTTGAAATACTACTTCCTTCCTATGGTGGAAATCCGTCAGCTCGTCTATGACGCAGGACGGTTGCACGGACTCGGCCGTCTGCATGATGCTTTGGGTCAGTTAGCCCAGGCGGACCATCTTTTAGGAGTGATTGAATCCCATGGAAACGCCCCTTTTCATCAGGCTCTGCAAGAACCACGGGTCATGATCGAAAAGATA is a window encoding:
- a CDS encoding TrkH family potassium uptake protein, yielding MSDPRYARFLRGRYRILLGYVGLIDVLVGGLILSPCLLLGAFPGELAVAWGLAAPGLMLIAIGGALWRVCLPRGGESLTLQEGAVVVLLAWISAVVIGALPFMAVGGLNFTQAVFESTSGWTTTGLSVVDVTAAPRLLLLYRSVMQLAGGAGLAVIMLSALAGPAGTGLSAAEGRADQLVPNVRRSAKLVVTIYSGYVLCGWLALMLSGMGWFDAINHAFAAISTGGFSTRPESIGYWDSPLVEGTTVVLMLLGTMNFVTSYALLHGKFRAVGRNGEIRLQALLLPTLALVVLFGVTSGLYPTLGKQLRVAIFEVVTALSTTGFSTVGYGDWNGLGWLVLIVLMLIGGGTGSTAGGLKQYRVYALYRALLWEGKRMLLPRGAVTMPDVWVGDTPRFLGDGELRQLATFAFLYLATLAGGTGVLTAYGYSLKESLFEFASALGTVGLSVGVTSATAPAGLLWTETLGMILGRLEFFVIFIGLSRLVANVAAMMGSAHKGE
- a CDS encoding potassium transporter Kup, with product MRTEESDPQRPDQPKGRYLLTLALTATGVVYGDIGTSPLYAIRECFGEHNLLQVTPANILGVLSLIFWSLVLVISLKYLVFILRADNHGEGGILALTALVAPLQAQAKGGRLLLILLGLFGAALLYGDGMITPAISVLSAVEGLGVATPLFDPYIIPLTVAILVGLFWFQHKGTAGVGAIFGPITLVWFVVLSALGIHQILRQPGVIKAVNPWYGLEFFLQNGGLGFLVLGSVFLVVTGGEALYADMGHFGTRPIRLAWFAVALPALLLNYFGQGALLIRQPELVINPFYHMAPDWALYPLVVMATLATVIASQAVISGAFSLTRQAIQLGYSPRLDIEHTSAREMGQIYLPTVNWALMAACICLVLGFRSSSHLAAAYGVAVTTTMVITTLLFYFVAVHRWHWPVLLAAVLSAGFLVFDLAFFGANMLKIAHGGWFPILVAALVFTAMTTWKRGRRLLMQRLRGTTTTLESFLANLDAAAPTRVPGTAVFMNGDPERTPSALLHNLKHNRVLHERVLILSAITEEIPHVPRRERTSTERLGAGIYRIILHYGFMENPDVPRALSRIALDGWEFDPAQATYFLGRETLISTSRPGMARWREHLFIFMSRNARNSTFFFGLPPNQVVELGAQLEI
- a CDS encoding GTP-binding protein, whose product is MSFINYASREINCKIVYYGPGLCGKTTNLQFVYQKTSPEAKGKMISLATETERTLFFDFLPLALGEIRGFKTRFHLYTVPGQVFYDASRKLILKGVDGVVFVADSQEERLDANIESLENLKVNLEEQGYQLEKLPFVMQYNKRDLPNVTPVEELRALLNPDGVPEFEACATTGEGVFETLKAVAKLILVDLKKGGS
- a CDS encoding roadblock/LC7 domain-containing protein; translated protein: MFGPQSSSFVMYDEEFKRINVVIEKLLREANAKVIFLVDKNGQLIAATGETEHLDTTSLASLTAGNIAATGGLAKLLGEKEFSILFHEGEKDNLHISIVASRVILVVIFDQRSSLGLVRLRVKKASDELATIFEDLAKKTAEEAKGGHAQSPFAEITDDDIDNLFK
- a CDS encoding potassium channel family protein, yielding MTAKHPGKTWLQYVVVVGCGRLGSLLAGQLSQVGSSVVVIDREEAAFALLAPEFSGFRITGDAVEMEVLQAAKVHKAGCLLAVTEDDNVNLMVAQVAHEVFKVPRVMARVFDPRRETIYREFGIETVSPTKLSAEALLAALGECREGES
- a CDS encoding sensor histidine kinase, which produces MKLRTKILGGYAILLILMIVVWSWAVASLFLLGRAGEAILQENFASILAAENMIDFIERQDSAVLLLLLGYEEEGRAQFRGNEVEFAGWLGRARGNITIAGEEKVIAAIAAGYRDYLASYARISQFLPAGRQQAGGYYHETMLLQFQQVRDACLALREMNQQAMVEASARAHQTSRRTIVYMTGIGVVTGGLGLFFSILLSGILMRPLSAMSQATERIAEGDYEVKLEVASRDELGQLARRIMTMSHKLKAFHELNVGRLVQEKRKGEAILRSIGDGLIVVDEELRVTAINPEACKIAGRSHAEATGRHFFDLIRDQALFERVEQTAASGTTPESGEDQGLLRMEKEGAELFFRTTVTPVKSEGGETVQGVVVLLQDVTRLKELERLKSEFVLAASHELKTPLTGLAMSIALLEEESTGKTPRERELLLAAREETERLRALVADLLDLSRIESGRIEMEIVPVAATVLIEKAFVAFQSQTQAAGIELTQSVPDDLPPALADPNKITWVLSNLLSNALRYTPRGGHIRMRAEQGGGWLYLSVCDDGAGIPVEYQSRVFEKFIQVKGDHQGGSGLGLAICREIVRAHGGNIWVESFPGKGSTFTFTLKAAPGAGLKPNREALDA
- a CDS encoding response regulator — encoded protein: MPELKILIVDDEKNILMTVRHALEPKGYEVVAATTGEEALRQLEQQSFDLLLLDLRLPGIGGMSVLQTVSEQHPQVPVVIVSAYGTVGNAVEAMKLGAIDFLEKPFSPEELRETVRRILARRELPEAAADYDSCIALAKKCVSERRFDAAIEHARRAIGADPSRPEAFNLLGAFSEVQRVPLEAQKYYRAALELDPAFAPARHNLTRLVEGKPGRVELGQE
- a CDS encoding potassium channel family protein translates to MRVILVGEGKILYFLARQFASKGHTTTIVTADHGQAGTLSRRVRATVLHGDGSDPGVLEEAGARRADVVLALTPRDQDNLAVCQIACRMFRVPRTVGLVNDPENEEVFRQLGVSVAFSATQIIARIIEERAGFEEIASLIPVAEGKVTVSEVALRAESPVVERELQRIAFPEGALIGGIIRAGEVIVPRGSTRLQGGDRLIVISQPDCYDQVLRLLTGEES